One region of Streptomyces subrutilus genomic DNA includes:
- a CDS encoding M20 metallopeptidase family protein produces the protein MTRSHGTASQGAFGGLLAEAHAALPGIVALRRGIHRFPELGSHLPRTQQAVLEALAGLGLDLATGSRLSSVTATLEGARPGPAVLLRADMDALPVAEDSGLDFASEVPGAMHACGHDTHTAMLVGAARLLAARRSRLAGRVVFMFQPAEESGGGAQHMIDEGVLETADGGFVAAAFALHVTTRFESGTVHLRPGPTFAASDGLRVTVRGRGGHASTPHRALDPVPVACEIVQALQSMVTRTVDLFDPAVVTIASIHAGTTANVIPETAEIHGTFRTLSPAARQLVRDNITRVARHVAAAHGAEADITLTEGYPPVVNDPAGTAALYDTAAALLGPDRVHHLAEPFMGAEDFSYVLRRVPGTMAFLGARPPGVPAADAPDCHSNRVVFDEAALATGAALHAAAALRVCLPAG, from the coding sequence ATGACCCGTTCTCACGGCACCGCCTCCCAGGGGGCGTTCGGAGGGCTGCTCGCCGAGGCACACGCCGCCCTGCCCGGCATCGTGGCCCTGCGCCGCGGCATCCACCGCTTCCCCGAGCTGGGCTCTCACCTCCCCCGCACGCAACAGGCCGTCCTGGAGGCACTGGCCGGGCTCGGGCTGGATCTGGCGACCGGCTCCCGCCTGAGCTCCGTCACCGCCACCCTGGAAGGCGCCCGGCCCGGTCCGGCGGTCCTGCTGCGCGCCGACATGGACGCGCTGCCCGTGGCCGAGGACAGCGGCCTGGACTTCGCCTCCGAGGTGCCGGGCGCCATGCACGCCTGCGGGCACGACACCCACACCGCCATGCTGGTCGGCGCCGCCCGGCTGCTCGCGGCCCGCCGCTCCCGGCTGGCGGGCCGCGTCGTCTTCATGTTCCAGCCCGCGGAGGAATCCGGCGGCGGCGCCCAGCACATGATCGACGAGGGAGTACTGGAGACCGCCGACGGCGGCTTCGTCGCGGCCGCGTTCGCCCTGCACGTCACCACGCGCTTCGAGAGCGGCACCGTCCACCTGCGCCCCGGCCCGACCTTCGCCGCCTCCGACGGCCTGCGGGTGACCGTACGCGGACGCGGCGGACACGCCTCTACTCCCCATCGGGCCCTGGATCCCGTCCCGGTCGCCTGTGAGATCGTCCAGGCCCTGCAGTCCATGGTCACGCGGACCGTCGACCTCTTCGATCCGGCCGTGGTCACCATCGCCTCGATCCACGCCGGCACGACGGCCAACGTCATCCCCGAGACAGCCGAGATCCACGGCACCTTCCGCACCCTGTCCCCCGCCGCCCGGCAGCTGGTCCGCGACAACATCACCCGCGTCGCCCGCCATGTGGCCGCCGCCCACGGCGCGGAGGCCGACATCACCCTGACCGAGGGCTACCCGCCCGTCGTCAACGACCCCGCCGGCACGGCGGCCCTGTACGACACCGCGGCCGCGCTCCTCGGGCCGGACCGGGTCCACCACCTGGCCGAGCCCTTCATGGGGGCCGAGGACTTCTCGTACGTCCTGCGGCGCGTGCCGGGCACGATGGCCTTCCTCGGGGCGCGCCCGCCCGGCGTCCCGGCCGCGGACGCCCCCGACTGCCACTCCAACCGCGTGGTGTTCGACGAGGCCGCCCTGGCCACCGGTGCCGCCCTCCACGCCGCCGCGGCCCTGCGGGTGTGCCTGCCGGCCGGGTGA
- a CDS encoding alanine--tRNA ligase-related protein, protein MHTEQLVRTFVEYFEERGHRRISGSTLLPPPGDPVLFTTSGMHPLTPYLEGRPHPLGRRLVNVQRCLRTTDLEEVGDATHLTVFEMLGTWSLGDYDGPVSLDWGHGLLTEGLGIDPGLLHATVHAGDDRTPPDSASLRLWQDRGVPVELTVDDNWWSNGPVGPCGPDSEIFLWSGDGPPRSTPTRDDRWVEVWNHVTMSHRRLGDGSLVPLPQRNVDTGLGLERLASLLQGKPSVFEADVFEPWLRLVPTVWLLEEPSLRLVCDHLRSAVVVLGDGVLPANTARGYVLRRLVRRVLTVLWRDDPSRSVEDLPDELVRHTLDRFRQDMGPSDVRRLLRDEERRFRRLLGRGRQVLARPRFRGPLTEEDYHYLHDTHGLPRDLVRSLRQE, encoded by the coding sequence ATGCACACAGAACAGCTGGTCAGGACATTCGTCGAGTACTTCGAAGAGCGCGGCCACCGCCGCATCTCCGGCTCGACGCTGCTGCCACCGCCCGGCGATCCCGTGCTCTTCACCACCTCGGGCATGCACCCGCTCACCCCGTACCTCGAAGGCCGCCCCCATCCGCTGGGCAGGCGGCTGGTCAACGTGCAGCGCTGCCTGCGCACCACGGACCTGGAGGAGGTCGGCGACGCCACCCACCTGACGGTCTTCGAGATGCTCGGCACCTGGTCGCTGGGCGACTACGACGGCCCGGTCAGTCTCGACTGGGGACACGGGCTGCTCACCGAGGGCCTGGGCATCGACCCCGGCCTGCTGCACGCCACCGTCCACGCCGGCGACGACCGGACCCCGCCGGACAGCGCCTCCCTTCGGCTGTGGCAGGACCGCGGCGTCCCGGTGGAACTCACCGTGGACGACAACTGGTGGTCCAACGGACCGGTCGGACCCTGCGGTCCCGACTCGGAGATCTTCCTGTGGAGCGGTGACGGTCCGCCCAGGTCGACACCCACCCGCGACGACCGCTGGGTGGAGGTGTGGAACCACGTGACGATGAGCCACCGCCGGCTCGGCGACGGCTCCCTCGTACCGCTTCCCCAGCGCAACGTGGACACCGGCCTCGGCCTGGAGCGGCTCGCCTCACTGCTGCAGGGCAAGCCCTCCGTGTTCGAGGCCGACGTCTTCGAACCCTGGCTGCGCCTCGTGCCGACGGTGTGGCTCCTGGAGGAGCCGTCGCTGCGTCTGGTCTGCGACCACCTGCGCTCGGCCGTCGTGGTACTCGGCGACGGAGTGCTCCCGGCCAACACCGCCCGGGGCTACGTACTGCGACGCCTGGTGCGACGGGTGCTCACCGTGCTGTGGCGGGACGATCCCTCGCGGAGCGTGGAAGACCTGCCGGACGAGCTGGTCCGCCACACCCTGGACCGCTTCCGGCAGGACATGGGCCCGAGCGATGTGCGGCGGTTGCTGCGCGACGAGGAGCGCCGGTTCCGCCGGCTCCTGGGGCGCGGCCGGCAGGTGCTCGCCCGCCCCCGGTTCCGGGGCCCGCTGACCGAGGAGGACTACCACTACCTCCACGACACCCACGGTCTGCCCCGCGACCTGGTCAGGAGCCTGCGGCAAGAGTGA
- a CDS encoding carbonic anhydrase: MTGNAERHGPFGRRRLVQASLAGAVAVTAGLVSDSPSKATRAEKSARPGTPESALRELVAGNARWRTYHERHPDQTRAVRQTLVSGQHPFATVLGCVDSRVPPELVFDQGLGDLLTVRSAGPVLDEAVLASITYGVLELGIPLVVVLGHQSCGAVTAAVQAARTGERLPGHMQYLADQIRPVIDPGVQGAARVDAAITANVRQVRSRLVAEPSIAAKAASGELAVVGARYELTSQRVHQTR, from the coding sequence ATGACAGGCAATGCTGAACGTCATGGGCCCTTCGGACGCCGCCGGCTCGTCCAGGCCTCGCTGGCCGGGGCGGTGGCGGTGACCGCCGGGCTGGTGTCGGACTCCCCCTCGAAAGCCACCCGCGCGGAGAAGAGCGCGCGGCCCGGGACTCCCGAGTCCGCGCTGCGGGAGCTCGTCGCGGGCAACGCCCGCTGGCGGACGTACCACGAGCGGCATCCGGACCAGACGCGGGCCGTGCGGCAGACCCTGGTCTCCGGTCAGCACCCCTTCGCCACCGTCCTCGGGTGCGTGGACTCCCGCGTCCCGCCCGAGCTGGTCTTCGACCAGGGGCTGGGCGATCTGCTGACGGTGCGCTCGGCAGGCCCCGTTCTGGACGAGGCGGTCCTCGCCAGCATCACGTACGGGGTCCTGGAGTTGGGCATCCCGCTCGTCGTCGTCCTGGGGCACCAGTCGTGCGGGGCCGTCACGGCCGCCGTTCAGGCCGCCAGGACCGGCGAGCGGCTGCCCGGGCACATGCAGTACCTGGCCGACCAGATCCGCCCGGTGATCGACCCCGGCGTTCAGGGGGCGGCGCGCGTGGACGCGGCCATCACGGCGAACGTGCGGCAGGTGCGCTCGCGGCTCGTCGCCGAGCCGAGCATCGCGGCGAAAGCCGCCTCGGGCGAGCTGGCCGTGGTCGGAGCGCGGTACGAGCTGACCAGCCAGCGGGTCCACCAGACCCGCTGA
- a CDS encoding cation:proton antiporter: MHSALFLIEFGAIILGLGLLGRVAGRLKFSPIPLYLLAGLAFGTGGLLPMGASEEFVAIGAEIGVILLLLMLGLEYTASDLVSNLKTQYPAGLVDFGLNAVPGAVAALLMGWGPVAAVVLAGVTWISSSGVIAKVMGDLGRLGNRETPAILSILVLEDLAMAVYLPIVTALLAGVSLAAGSATLAIALGVAGAVLFVAVRYGRHISRFVSSDDPEKLLLVVLGLTLLVAGIAQQLQVSAAVGAFLVGIALSGEVAEGTHTLLSPLRDLFAAVFFVFFGLHTDPASIPPVLLPALALALVTTGTKIATGYWAAKRAGVGVKGRWRAGGTLVARGEFSIVIAGLAVTAGIEPALGPLATAYVLILVVVGPLTARYTEPAAAWVSRRRTPSGPVLGVPSQPGAPEAVQDQDPVGRT, translated from the coding sequence GTGCATTCCGCTCTCTTCCTGATCGAGTTCGGTGCGATCATCCTCGGCCTGGGCCTGCTCGGCCGGGTCGCCGGCCGCCTGAAGTTCTCTCCCATTCCGCTCTACCTCCTGGCCGGGCTGGCCTTCGGCACCGGCGGACTGCTGCCGATGGGGGCGAGCGAGGAGTTCGTCGCGATCGGCGCCGAGATCGGCGTGATCCTGCTGCTGCTGATGCTGGGCCTCGAGTACACGGCCAGCGACCTGGTGTCCAACCTCAAGACCCAGTACCCGGCCGGGCTGGTCGACTTCGGCCTGAACGCGGTGCCCGGGGCGGTCGCCGCCCTGTTGATGGGCTGGGGCCCGGTGGCCGCGGTGGTCCTGGCGGGCGTCACCTGGATCTCGTCCTCCGGAGTCATCGCCAAGGTCATGGGCGACCTCGGCCGGCTCGGCAACCGCGAGACCCCGGCCATCCTCAGCATCCTGGTCCTCGAAGACCTGGCCATGGCCGTCTACCTGCCGATCGTCACCGCGCTCCTCGCCGGGGTGAGCCTCGCCGCGGGCAGCGCGACCCTGGCCATCGCGCTCGGCGTCGCCGGGGCGGTCCTGTTCGTCGCGGTCCGCTACGGGCGCCACATATCGCGCTTCGTCTCCAGCGACGACCCGGAGAAGCTCCTCCTCGTGGTGCTCGGGCTGACGCTGCTCGTCGCGGGTATCGCCCAGCAGCTCCAAGTGTCGGCCGCCGTCGGCGCGTTCCTCGTCGGCATCGCCCTGTCGGGTGAGGTGGCAGAGGGCACGCACACCCTGCTCAGCCCGCTGCGCGACCTGTTCGCCGCCGTGTTCTTCGTCTTCTTCGGCCTGCACACCGACCCCGCCAGCATCCCGCCGGTCCTGCTGCCCGCCCTCGCGCTGGCGCTGGTCACCACGGGTACGAAGATCGCGACCGGCTACTGGGCGGCCAAGCGCGCCGGTGTCGGGGTCAAGGGCCGCTGGCGGGCGGGGGGTACCCTCGTCGCCCGCGGCGAGTTCTCCATCGTCATCGCCGGCCTCGCCGTCACCGCCGGGATCGAGCCCGCCCTGGGCCCGCTCGCGACGGCGTACGTCCTGATCCTCGTGGTGGTCGGACCGCTCACCGCCCGCTACACCGAACCCGCCGCGGCCTGGGTCAGCCGGCGGCGCACCCCGTCCGGGCCCGTCCTGGGCGTGCCCTCGCAGCCGGGGGCCCCGGAAGCCGTCCAGGACCAGGACCCGGTCGGCCGTACCTGA
- a CDS encoding ABC transporter substrate-binding protein → MNTPPSPPGADRSDAAPVRIGALVPLTRPGWAEAGRHLLAGLELAAREVNAAGGIAGSPLELAVRDTAADPRRAAAAVDELARLGVAALAGEYHSVVARTAAARADALGLPFLCSSAVLDALTDQPTEWVARLAPAQSHGWRSYADFLLGAGHTRIAAATQPSVYWASGARILRDHLTPRGGTLIEFDMSALSPATVCEALVDNRATALLVLVGHPEPAVPIVRSVRADRRLTGITIGAPAGQPEFSEWKALLGDGGAAIPFLRYLPERLTPLGTRVETALRERLAEAPSFVAFEGYDTIAVLAEMLRSRGTDRAGVAGSWPHVAVDGTRGRIEFTRTPGIGVWQWAWAPVQVVDRDPAEPDRFRILHTG, encoded by the coding sequence ATGAACACACCCCCCTCGCCGCCCGGAGCGGACCGGTCCGACGCGGCGCCCGTCCGGATCGGCGCCCTCGTCCCGCTGACCCGGCCCGGCTGGGCCGAGGCAGGCAGGCACCTGCTCGCCGGTCTCGAGCTGGCCGCGCGCGAGGTCAATGCCGCCGGCGGGATCGCCGGCAGCCCACTCGAGCTGGCGGTCCGGGACACCGCGGCTGATCCCCGGCGGGCCGCGGCGGCCGTTGACGAACTGGCCCGGCTGGGTGTGGCCGCCCTGGCGGGGGAGTACCACAGCGTCGTCGCGCGCACCGCCGCCGCCCGGGCCGACGCCCTCGGCCTGCCCTTCCTCTGCTCGTCAGCGGTTCTCGACGCACTCACCGACCAGCCCACGGAGTGGGTCGCGCGCCTCGCCCCGGCGCAGTCCCACGGCTGGCGCAGCTACGCGGACTTCCTCCTCGGCGCGGGCCACACCCGCATCGCCGCGGCCACCCAGCCGAGCGTCTACTGGGCATCCGGCGCCCGCATCCTGCGCGACCACCTCACTCCACGCGGCGGCACCCTCATCGAGTTCGACATGAGCGCGCTCAGCCCCGCGACCGTGTGCGAGGCACTCGTCGACAACCGTGCGACGGCCCTCCTCGTGCTGGTCGGCCACCCGGAACCGGCCGTACCGATCGTCCGATCCGTCCGAGCCGACCGGCGCCTCACCGGGATCACGATCGGTGCTCCGGCCGGACAGCCGGAGTTCTCGGAATGGAAGGCGCTGCTGGGCGACGGCGGCGCGGCGATCCCGTTCCTGCGCTACCTGCCCGAGCGCCTCACCCCCCTCGGCACGCGAGTCGAGACGGCCCTGCGCGAGCGGCTGGCCGAAGCGCCCTCCTTCGTCGCCTTCGAGGGGTACGACACGATCGCCGTCCTCGCCGAGATGCTGCGCAGCCGCGGCACGGACCGGGCCGGCGTGGCCGGATCCTGGCCGCACGTCGCGGTCGACGGCACCCGCGGGCGGATCGAGTTCACCCGCACGCCCGGCATCGGCGTCTGGCAGTGGGCCTGGGCCCCGGTCCAGGTCGTCGACCGCGATCCGGCCGAACCCGATCGCTTCCGGATCCTCCACACCGGTTGA
- a CDS encoding GNAT family N-acetyltransferase — MSTHPALPSAGYGIRFARPHEAGSVAALLARAFADDPVMAWMIPGAADRERRIARYFRLAQRQQRPRAGGVRVAATGEGRLLAAALWSGPGRWEPSGVRELAALPHYARIFGLGGMQRAAGVQNAMHEAHPDAPHWYLPSVGTDPRLQGAGVGSALVRQQLADCDRLGQSAYLESSKVANIPFYEGLGFRVTGEIRIPEGGPTVWPMWRDPGPAAGPATG; from the coding sequence ATGAGCACACATCCAGCGCTGCCGTCGGCCGGATACGGGATCCGGTTCGCCCGGCCCCATGAGGCAGGGTCGGTCGCCGCGCTCCTGGCCCGCGCCTTCGCCGACGACCCGGTCATGGCATGGATGATCCCCGGCGCCGCCGACCGGGAGCGCAGGATCGCCCGCTACTTCAGGCTGGCCCAGCGGCAGCAGCGGCCGCGCGCCGGCGGGGTCCGGGTCGCCGCGACCGGCGAGGGGCGGCTGCTGGCGGCCGCACTGTGGTCGGGGCCCGGGCGCTGGGAGCCCTCCGGGGTACGGGAGCTGGCGGCGCTCCCCCATTACGCCCGGATCTTCGGCCTCGGCGGGATGCAGCGTGCCGCGGGAGTCCAGAACGCCATGCACGAGGCCCATCCGGACGCACCGCACTGGTACCTGCCGTCGGTGGGAACCGACCCGCGGCTCCAGGGAGCCGGGGTCGGCTCGGCACTGGTGCGCCAGCAGCTGGCCGACTGTGACCGGCTCGGCCAGTCCGCCTACCTGGAATCCAGCAAGGTCGCCAACATCCCCTTCTACGAAGGGCTGGGCTTCCGCGTCACGGGTGAGATCCGGATCCCGGAGGGCGGGCCGACCGTCTGGCCGATGTGGCGCGACCCCGGTCCTGCGGCCGGACCCGCGACGGGCTAG
- a CDS encoding RNA polymerase sigma factor, with amino-acid sequence MTQRFRWPDERLIRAAQDGDVASLTTVVTQSQPHVRKFALSLCASPQDAEDAAQEALIILYRKIGTLRATGALASWMFRIVRNECLRQVRLLVSRNDEASAEAEADGGPSAEDTVLHRLEAERVAAAVSALPRDLRQVLIMRDVQGLPGRTVAHALGLSGAAMKSRLHRARAALRLSLAATGQAIDRPVAEDSRG; translated from the coding sequence ATGACCCAACGCTTCCGCTGGCCGGACGAGCGACTGATCCGTGCCGCTCAGGACGGCGACGTCGCTTCGCTCACCACCGTCGTCACGCAATCGCAGCCCCACGTACGCAAGTTCGCCCTGTCGCTGTGCGCCTCGCCGCAGGACGCGGAGGATGCGGCGCAGGAGGCACTGATCATCCTCTATCGGAAGATCGGCACCCTGCGGGCGACCGGCGCGCTCGCCTCGTGGATGTTCCGGATCGTGCGCAACGAATGCCTCCGGCAGGTACGGCTGCTCGTCTCGCGGAACGACGAGGCGTCGGCCGAAGCGGAGGCGGACGGGGGACCGTCCGCCGAGGACACTGTGCTGCACCGGCTGGAGGCGGAGCGGGTCGCGGCCGCGGTCAGCGCCCTACCGCGCGACCTGCGGCAGGTCCTGATCATGCGGGACGTGCAGGGCCTGCCCGGCAGGACCGTCGCCCACGCGCTCGGTCTGAGCGGCGCCGCCATGAAATCGAGGCTGCACAGGGCACGAGCGGCGCTGCGTCTCTCCCTGGCGGCGACCGGCCAGGCCATCGACCGACCAGTGGCAGAGGACTCACGAGGATGA
- a CDS encoding cation:proton antiporter regulatory subunit yields MSTTPLPGIGVQYDLTTREHRHLSVIAHRDGTRTVNVYRADDPDACAQSLHLTSAETTSLIDALMPAHHSPNLLHTTDLGLVAERIELSAHSYWNGRVLGETRMRTETGVSIVAVLRRAEARPSPAPDFRLAGGDTLIVIGTREGVDAAAALLGRE; encoded by the coding sequence ATGAGCACCACACCACTGCCCGGCATCGGGGTCCAGTACGACCTCACCACCCGCGAGCACCGCCACCTGTCGGTGATCGCCCACCGCGACGGCACCCGGACGGTGAACGTCTACCGGGCCGACGACCCCGACGCCTGCGCCCAGTCGCTGCACCTGACCTCGGCGGAGACCACGTCCCTGATCGACGCCCTGATGCCGGCCCACCACAGCCCGAACCTCCTGCACACCACCGATCTGGGACTGGTCGCCGAGCGGATCGAGCTGTCGGCGCACTCGTACTGGAACGGGCGTGTGCTGGGCGAGACCAGGATGCGCACCGAGACCGGTGTCTCGATCGTGGCCGTGCTGCGCCGCGCGGAGGCCCGGCCCTCGCCCGCGCCGGACTTCCGCCTGGCGGGCGGGGACACGCTGATCGTCATCGGCACCCGCGAGGGCGTCGACGCCGCAGCCGCCCTACTCGGACGGGAGTGA
- a CDS encoding extracellular solute-binding protein, which yields MFGLLIPLSGCGSSADGAGDGTLRLVAAEYGDTPATSSKAYWDKVTAAFTAANPGIKVEVKLLPWADIDRQVSQMVKAGKAPDMALMGSYSDFAAQDRLYSADELLPVAAEANFLQPLAEAGTVGTRLYGLPFMASSRLLFYNEALFAKAGISQPPRTWSQLKSAAKALKDKGVKFPYALPLGPEEAHAEAMIWELSNGGGYADSSGNYSLASDPNIETWRWVKDNLVAPGLTGPTPPSQLNRADAFAAFLRGEVGMLNGYPSLAHEAAAKGITVGTVSMPVSDTLGTDEVPPTVGVADWMMAFKQNGNRAEIGRFLDFVYQDKNLSEFANRYHLLPSTVTASRTPAGGGLDKTDEQFLAALHGAQLYPVNDPAWMAVSDTIKRSIGRAVEPNGDPATVLQDIAAKAADAAGERS from the coding sequence GTGTTCGGTCTGTTGATACCGCTGTCCGGATGTGGGAGCTCCGCGGACGGGGCCGGAGACGGCACGCTGCGCCTGGTCGCCGCCGAATACGGCGATACCCCGGCCACCAGCTCGAAGGCCTACTGGGACAAGGTGACGGCGGCCTTCACCGCCGCGAACCCCGGGATCAAGGTCGAGGTCAAGCTCCTGCCGTGGGCCGACATCGACCGTCAGGTGTCCCAGATGGTCAAGGCCGGCAAGGCGCCGGACATGGCGCTGATGGGCTCCTACTCGGACTTCGCGGCCCAGGACAGGCTCTACTCCGCGGACGAACTCCTGCCCGTCGCGGCCGAGGCGAACTTCCTCCAGCCGCTCGCCGAGGCCGGCACCGTGGGCACCCGCCTCTACGGCCTGCCGTTCATGGCCAGCAGCCGCCTGCTCTTCTACAACGAGGCGCTGTTCGCCAAGGCCGGGATCTCCCAGCCGCCCAGGACCTGGTCCCAGCTGAAGTCCGCCGCCAAGGCGCTGAAGGACAAGGGTGTGAAGTTCCCGTACGCCCTGCCGCTCGGCCCCGAGGAGGCGCACGCCGAGGCGATGATCTGGGAGCTCAGCAACGGCGGCGGCTACGCCGACAGCAGCGGCAACTACAGCCTGGCCTCCGACCCGAACATCGAGACCTGGCGCTGGGTCAAGGACAACCTGGTCGCCCCCGGTCTCACCGGCCCCACCCCGCCCTCCCAGCTGAACCGCGCCGACGCCTTCGCCGCGTTCCTTCGCGGCGAGGTCGGCATGCTCAACGGGTACCCCTCGCTCGCCCACGAAGCGGCCGCCAAGGGCATCACCGTCGGCACCGTCTCGATGCCCGTGTCGGACACGCTCGGCACGGACGAGGTCCCGCCGACCGTGGGCGTGGCCGACTGGATGATGGCCTTCAAGCAGAACGGCAACCGCGCCGAGATCGGCAGGTTCCTGGACTTCGTCTACCAGGACAAGAACCTCTCCGAGTTCGCCAACCGCTACCACCTGCTGCCGTCCACCGTGACCGCCTCGCGCACCCCGGCCGGCGGGGGCCTCGACAAGACCGACGAGCAGTTCCTGGCCGCACTGCACGGCGCCCAGCTCTACCCGGTGAACGACCCGGCCTGGATGGCGGTCAGCGACACCATCAAGCGCAGCATCGGGCGCGCGGTGGAACCGAACGGCGATCCGGCCACCGTCCTGCAGGACATCGCCGCCAAGGCGGCCGATGCCGCAGGTGAGCGGAGCTGA
- a CDS encoding response regulator, with product MTQPAPGPVPGSAARILLADDHTLVRRGVRLILDAEPDLSVVTEAADGAEAVAQARGLDIDLAVLDVAMPRRTGLQAARELARLRPGLRILMLTMYDNEQYFFEALRAGACGYVLKSVADRDLVEACRAALRDEPFIYPGAETTLIRTYLDRARGGGPLPDRPITEREEEILKLVAEGHSSKEIGDLLVISPKTVERHRANLLQKLGLRDRLELTRYAIRVGLIEP from the coding sequence ATGACCCAGCCCGCCCCCGGACCCGTCCCCGGCTCCGCCGCCCGCATCCTGCTCGCCGACGACCACACCCTCGTCCGCCGCGGCGTACGCCTCATTCTCGACGCCGAACCCGACCTGAGCGTGGTCACCGAGGCGGCCGACGGCGCCGAAGCCGTCGCCCAGGCCCGCGGTCTCGACATCGACCTCGCCGTCCTCGACGTCGCCATGCCCCGCCGGACCGGCCTGCAAGCCGCCCGCGAACTCGCCCGCCTCCGGCCCGGCCTGCGGATCCTGATGCTCACCATGTACGACAACGAGCAGTACTTCTTCGAGGCCCTGCGCGCCGGAGCCTGCGGCTACGTCCTCAAATCCGTCGCCGACCGCGACCTCGTCGAAGCCTGCCGCGCCGCGCTGCGTGACGAACCGTTCATCTACCCCGGCGCCGAGACCACCCTCATCCGCACCTACCTCGACCGCGCCCGGGGCGGCGGCCCGCTCCCGGACCGGCCCATCACCGAACGCGAGGAGGAGATCCTCAAACTCGTCGCCGAAGGCCACAGCTCCAAGGAGATCGGCGACCTCCTCGTCATCAGCCCCAAGACCGTCGAGCGCCACCGCGCCAACCTGCTCCAAAAGCTCGGCCTGCGCGACCGCCTCGAACTCACCCGCTACGCCATCCGCGTCGGCCTCATCGAACCCTGA
- a CDS encoding HAMP domain-containing sensor histidine kinase → MSLYWRIFLLNACVLAVAVALLLGPVTVSTPVLFGEALILLGGLAAMLVITAALLKVGLAPLARLNRAMANADLLKPGARPAVTGDGEIAALTQTFNAMLDRLEAERATSSGRVLTALEAERKRIAQELHDEIGQTLTAVLLQIKHAADQAPEPVRTDLRQAQETTRTSLDEIRRIARRLRPGVLEELGLHSALRSLAAEFTTPRLGATAHITPGPPHLDPAAELVLYRVAQEGLTNAVRHSGATRVEVHLRPLPRGGVTLLVRDNGHGLGEASEGAGIRGMRERALLIGAELVVEAGAHGGTQVRLDIREATATADDAIPETTRAPR, encoded by the coding sequence GTGTCGTTGTACTGGCGGATCTTCCTCCTGAACGCCTGCGTGCTGGCCGTCGCCGTGGCCCTGCTGCTCGGCCCGGTCACCGTCTCCACCCCGGTCCTCTTCGGCGAGGCGCTCATCCTGCTCGGCGGACTCGCCGCGATGCTGGTGATCACCGCGGCGCTCCTCAAGGTCGGTCTGGCCCCGCTCGCCCGCCTGAACCGCGCGATGGCCAACGCCGACCTGCTCAAGCCCGGAGCCCGCCCCGCCGTCACCGGAGACGGGGAGATCGCCGCGCTGACGCAGACCTTCAACGCCATGCTCGACCGGCTCGAAGCCGAACGGGCCACCAGCAGCGGGCGAGTACTGACCGCGCTGGAAGCCGAACGCAAACGCATCGCCCAGGAGCTCCACGACGAGATCGGCCAGACCCTCACCGCCGTCCTCCTCCAGATCAAGCACGCCGCCGACCAGGCGCCCGAACCGGTCCGCACCGACCTGCGCCAGGCCCAGGAGACCACCCGCACCAGCCTCGACGAGATCCGCCGCATCGCCCGCCGGCTGCGCCCGGGCGTCCTGGAGGAACTCGGCCTGCACAGCGCACTGCGCTCCCTGGCCGCCGAGTTCACCACCCCGCGCCTGGGCGCCACCGCCCACATCACCCCGGGTCCGCCCCACCTGGACCCGGCCGCCGAACTCGTCCTCTACCGCGTCGCCCAGGAAGGCCTGACCAACGCCGTCCGCCACTCCGGCGCCACCCGCGTCGAGGTCCACCTGCGACCCCTGCCCCGCGGCGGAGTCACCCTGCTGGTACGGGACAACGGGCACGGCCTCGGCGAGGCATCCGAGGGCGCGGGCATCCGGGGGATGCGCGAACGCGCCCTGCTGATCGGCGCGGAACTCGTCGTCGAGGCCGGCGCGCACGGCGGCACCCAGGTCCGACTCGACATCAGGGAAGCCACCGCCACCGCCGACGACGCCATCCCCGAGACCACGAGGGCCCCACGATGA